The proteins below come from a single Gossypium raimondii isolate GPD5lz chromosome 2, ASM2569854v1, whole genome shotgun sequence genomic window:
- the LOC105788810 gene encoding scarecrow-like protein 34 → MTMDPNSIEISDYLNCFKVEDHTFHNGFEFNVPSPDLNFMNMKVPIIPPDSDPGINVPSITASSDGSSFSASSGWSPLGESYSPPSDNDSTDPVLKYISQMLMEENMEDKPYMFNDYLALEDTEKSLYDALVSNIIQPVKVESPDSNLFGTNGHSDASISSRSGTSDHIDPRGIGEGGWPDPSLLQAPYSLQPDLQQSSSQFSVDSVNSLSNIGNGLMESSVSELLVKNIFSDKESVLQFQRGFEEASKFIPSSEQLVIDLESSTFAVGKKVDVPKVVVKVEKDEREISSNGLTGRKNHERDDWELEDERSNKQSATYTEESDLSEVFDKVLLCTEGKTMCGIDQTVRHGETDSSQHKEQLDGSIVGRNRSKRRGKKKEVVDLRTLLILCAQAVSADDRRTASELLKQIKEHSSPLGDANQRLAYIFADGLEARLDGSGALIHVFYASLASKMTTAADILKAYKAYLCSCPFTKLAILFANKSIYHMAEKASVLHIVDFGILYGFQWPILIQHLSTRPGGPPKLRITGIEIPQRGFRPAERIEETGRRLAKYCERFNVPFEYNPIAVEHWETIQIEDIKIDSNEMLAVNSLFRFHNLLDETADVDCPRNAMLKLIRKMKPDIFVHSIVNGAYNAPFFVTRFKEVLFHISAVFDVFENTLPREEPARLMFEREFYGREAMNVIACEGSARVQRPETYKQWQIRTLREGFKPLPLDQELMKIIRDKLKAWYHKDFVIDEDNHWMLQGWKGRILYGSSCWVPA, encoded by the coding sequence ATGACCATGGATCCAAATTCCATTGAAATCTCTGATTACCTGAACTGTTTCAAAGTTGAAGATCATACATTCCACAATGGATTTGAGTTCAATGTCCCCTCCCCAGATCTTAACTTTATGAACATGAAAGTTCCCATTATACCACCTGACTCGGACCCGGGTATTAATGTTCCATCCATTACTGCAAGTTCAGATGGTAGCTCATTTTCAGCTTCCTCGGGGTGGAGTCCATTGGGGGAGTCTTATTCACCTCCAAGTGACAATGACTCCACAGATCCAGTCCTCAAATACATAAGCCAGATGCTTATGGAAGAGAACATGGAGGATAAGCCCTATATGTTTAATGATTATTTGGCTCTCGAAGACACTGAGAAATCATTATATGATGCCTTGGTGAGCAATATCATCCAACCAGTCAAAGTGGAGAGTCCTGATAGTAATCTTTTTGGTACTAATGGCCATTCAGATGCTAGTATTAGCTCTCGTAGTGGGACTAGTGATCATATCGATCCTCGTGGTATCGGGGAAGGCGGATGGCCCGATCCTTCCTTGTTACAAGCTCCTTACTCTTTGCAGCCCGATTTGCAACAGTCCAGTTCACAGTTTTCTGTTGACTCGGTTAATAGCTTGAGTAACATTGGTAATGGGTTGATGGAATCTTCTGTTAGCGAGCTTCTGGTTAAGAACATCTTCAGTGATAAGGAATCTGTGTTGCAGTTCCAGAGAGGGTTTGAGGAAGCCAGTAAGTTCATCCCTAGTAGTGAACAGCTGGTAATTGACCTAGAGAGCAGCACGTTTGCTGTGGGGAAAAAGGTAGATGTTCCAAAAGTTGTAGTCAAGGTGGAGAAGGATGAGAGGGAGATTTCGTCCAATGGGTTGACGGGTAGGAAGAACCATGAACGGGATGATTGGGAATTGGAAGACGAGAGGAGTAACAAGCAATCGGCAACTTATACAGAAGAGAGTGATTTATCTGAAGTATTTGATAAGGTGTTACTTTGTACTGAAGGGAAAACTATGTGTGGTATTGATCAAACTGTGCGGCATGGGGAAACCGATAGCTCGCAGCATAAAGAACAGTTGGATGGATCCATTGTTGGAAGAAATCGTTCTAAAAGACGggggaagaagaaagaagtgGTAGATTTGAGGACTCTTCTGATTCTCTGTGCACAGGCTGTTTCTGCTGATGATCGTAGGACTGCAAGTGAACTGCTAAAGCAGATTAAAGAGCACTCTTCTCCTCTTGGTGATGCAAATCAGAGGTTGGCCTATATCTTCGCAGATGGCCTTGAGGCTCGCTTGGATGGAAGCGGAGCCCTAATTCACGTTTTTTATGCTTCCCTGGCTTCCAAGATGACAACAGCTGCTGATATCTTGAAAGCTTACAAAGCTTACCTTTGTTCTTGTCCGTTTACGAAGCTAGCCATTCTGTTTGCAAACAAATCGATTTACCACATGGCTGAGAAAGCGAGTGTTCTTCATATTGTAGATTTTGGTATCCTGTATGGTTTCCAATGGCCCATTCTTATCCAACATCTCTCAACAAGACCCGGTGGGCCTCCTAAGCTACGCATCACTGGAATAGAGATTCCCCAACGAGGTTTCCGCCCGGCTGAAAGAATTGAGGAGACAGGTCGTCGCTTGGCAAAGTATTGTGAGCGTTTTAATGTTCCGTTCGAGTACAATCCTATAGCAGTCGAACATTGGGAAACCATCCAGATCGAGGACATCAAGATAGATAGCAATGAGATGCTTGCCGTGAATTCTCTTTTCCGGTTTCACAATCTACTCGATGAGACTGCCGATGTGGACTGTCCGAGGAATGCTATGTTAAAATTGATCAGGAAAATGAAACCTGATATTTTCGTTCACTCCATAGTTAATGGAGCTTACAATGCTCCCTTCTTTGTTACAAGGTTCAAGGAGGTTCTGTTCCATATCTCTGCAGTATTTGATGTATTCGAGAACACATTACCTCGTGAAGAACCGGCAAGGTTGATGTTCGAGAGGGAGTTTTACGGTCGCGAAGCAATGAATGTCATAGCATGTGAGGGATCAGCAAGGGTCCAGAGGCCGGAAACATACAAGCAATGGCAGATTCGTACATTAAGGGAAGGGTTCAAGCCGCTTCCATTAGACCAGGAACTGATGAAGATAATTAGGGATAAGTTGAAGGCATGGTACCACAAAGATTTCGTAATCGATGAAGACAACCACTGGATGTTGCAGGGATGGAAGGGCAGGATTCTTTATGGTTCCTCCTGTTGGGTACCTGCATAG